A single uncultured Acetobacterium sp. DNA region contains:
- a CDS encoding flavodoxin domain-containing protein, whose protein sequence is MERIAILYATKTNHSKKLAEVIGSALKVKARNITENPSLQDIDLLFIVGGIYGGASMPELLAYIKEMEVPELKHSVLVTSCASGKQRQDAVRRILEEKGIRVMDEFVCKGAILFVALTHPNAKDLKEATDFALEIVSPKS, encoded by the coding sequence ATGGAGAGAATTGCGATCTTATATGCAACCAAAACAAACCACTCAAAAAAGCTTGCGGAAGTAATCGGCTCGGCTTTAAAAGTTAAAGCCAGAAACATAACGGAGAATCCGTCCTTACAGGATATCGACTTACTTTTCATAGTGGGTGGCATTTATGGCGGAGCCAGTATGCCGGAATTACTGGCATATATTAAGGAGATGGAAGTGCCCGAACTCAAACACTCGGTGCTAGTAACCAGCTGCGCCTCAGGTAAGCAACGACAGGACGCAGTGCGTAGAATCCTCGAAGAAAAGGGGATTAGAGTAATGGACGAGTTTGTTTGTAAGGGCGCCATATTATTTGTAGCTTTAACGCATCCAAACGCTAAGGATTTAAAAGAAGCAACCGACTTTGCTCTGGAGATTGTGAGTCCGAAGTCGTAA